The following coding sequences lie in one Myxococcus xanthus genomic window:
- a CDS encoding phage tail protein: MDANRLRFYMLADAQDWATESSVSAGEVCLYDAKRRTLRLGSLGETRTFDEALDLAVLEPRLARVPGAVDSFGTWAWWDDVAGQVRAAGGGAGTTLRFEPAQVGLSGAVTDLSPGAGGVLYLAVAQRVVALHLRKVWSAVVFPAEGIAAHRIAADPRGGAYVLSGPPSFAPNAPPAVLGRVDGQPLPDILSIPSGAGLFRPTEENPDPPRTRMLETLAWPGEVPVALACDTEGRLAVLSWVMDPALAGVPADAAYARLRFYTGRFSTPVALPGVLRPFSLAILPDGRAVVLSLLDDGKVEAVAYALPAGASEAIPQGDYFPLPGHDGGPFLQGAQPPHHAVTPGLADMAPVPLQALSLPRCAEQGRATNPPNRPFDSGDGRTVWHRLYVEALLPPRTGVRVWLAATDAPLAPPSASPHWHEHRLGLVPEAPVHPDVPHGSWVPLPSEVPFQPGMLPAPPAPGESGLFTVLIQRAHTKVRALSGRYLWVRVELFGDGRRTPEVGALRAYASRFSYVDNYLPSLYREELFGEDADTAGRATPADFLERFLGIVEGVLTPIEDRIAHAHVLTDPGHVPGDSLEWLASWVGLSFDPVVGESQRRAMLRSAPALARRRGCVEGLRLALDLVTDGAVNRGAVVVVEDFRLRRTLATILGADLADAEDPLLPGLARSGNSYVGDTLFLGDETRKEFLAVFGDETLRTRAEAEAVEQLLERLAHRLTVLVHQGTDTRTLGLIRKVAEQEAPAHVQVSVITASRPLLVGVASLVGVDTYVGPAPAPTSVRVGHSVLGLADVIERPSSLDPRLEGG, from the coding sequence ATGGACGCCAACCGCCTCCGGTTCTACATGCTGGCGGACGCGCAGGACTGGGCCACTGAGAGCTCGGTCTCCGCGGGAGAGGTGTGCCTCTACGACGCGAAGCGCAGGACGCTCCGGCTGGGAAGTCTGGGGGAGACCCGCACCTTCGATGAAGCGCTCGACCTCGCGGTGCTCGAGCCCAGGCTCGCTCGCGTACCAGGCGCGGTGGACTCCTTCGGCACGTGGGCGTGGTGGGACGACGTGGCCGGGCAGGTGCGCGCGGCGGGCGGAGGCGCTGGCACCACCCTGCGATTCGAGCCCGCTCAGGTCGGGTTGTCCGGCGCGGTGACGGACCTGTCACCTGGAGCTGGCGGCGTCCTCTACCTCGCGGTGGCCCAGCGCGTGGTGGCGCTCCACCTGCGCAAGGTGTGGTCCGCCGTGGTGTTCCCAGCCGAGGGTATCGCCGCGCACCGCATCGCCGCGGACCCGCGGGGTGGCGCCTACGTCCTGAGCGGTCCGCCTTCCTTCGCGCCCAACGCACCTCCCGCCGTGCTCGGCCGGGTGGACGGGCAGCCGCTCCCGGACATCCTGTCCATTCCCTCAGGCGCCGGCTTGTTCCGTCCCACGGAAGAGAACCCGGACCCGCCTCGGACCCGGATGCTGGAGACGCTCGCGTGGCCTGGCGAAGTGCCGGTGGCACTCGCATGTGACACCGAGGGACGGCTGGCGGTGCTGAGCTGGGTCATGGACCCGGCGCTCGCGGGTGTCCCCGCGGACGCGGCATACGCGCGGCTGCGCTTCTACACGGGCCGCTTCTCCACGCCCGTCGCGCTGCCGGGCGTGCTGCGGCCCTTCAGTCTCGCCATCCTTCCGGACGGACGCGCCGTGGTGCTGTCGCTGCTCGACGACGGCAAGGTGGAGGCGGTGGCCTACGCGCTCCCAGCCGGTGCGTCAGAGGCGATTCCCCAGGGAGACTACTTTCCACTGCCCGGCCATGACGGGGGTCCCTTTCTCCAGGGGGCGCAGCCTCCGCACCACGCCGTCACCCCGGGGCTCGCTGACATGGCGCCTGTGCCGCTTCAAGCCCTGTCGCTGCCCCGGTGCGCCGAGCAGGGCCGCGCCACCAACCCGCCGAACCGGCCCTTCGACTCGGGCGACGGGCGCACGGTGTGGCACCGGCTGTACGTGGAGGCGCTGCTGCCCCCACGCACCGGAGTGCGCGTCTGGCTCGCCGCCACCGACGCGCCCCTCGCTCCGCCCAGCGCCTCGCCGCACTGGCACGAGCATCGCCTGGGCCTCGTCCCGGAAGCCCCTGTTCATCCAGACGTCCCGCACGGGAGCTGGGTACCGCTGCCGTCGGAGGTGCCGTTCCAACCGGGGATGCTGCCCGCGCCGCCGGCCCCGGGCGAAAGTGGCCTGTTCACCGTCCTCATCCAGCGCGCCCACACGAAGGTGCGTGCGCTCTCCGGACGGTACCTGTGGGTGCGGGTGGAGCTGTTCGGCGACGGCCGCAGGACGCCCGAAGTGGGAGCGCTGCGCGCGTATGCATCGCGCTTCTCCTACGTGGACAACTACCTGCCGTCCCTCTATCGCGAGGAGCTCTTCGGCGAGGACGCGGACACCGCCGGCCGGGCGACTCCCGCGGACTTCCTGGAGCGTTTCCTCGGCATCGTCGAGGGTGTGCTGACGCCCATCGAGGACCGCATCGCCCATGCGCACGTCCTCACCGACCCGGGGCACGTGCCTGGTGATTCGCTGGAGTGGCTCGCGAGCTGGGTAGGCCTCTCCTTCGACCCCGTCGTGGGCGAAAGCCAGCGGCGCGCGATGCTTCGGTCCGCGCCCGCGCTCGCCCGGCGGCGCGGCTGCGTCGAGGGCCTGCGCCTGGCGCTGGACCTGGTCACGGACGGCGCGGTGAACCGAGGCGCGGTGGTGGTGGTGGAGGACTTCCGGCTTCGGCGCACGCTGGCCACCATCCTCGGCGCGGACCTCGCGGACGCGGAGGACCCGTTGCTGCCGGGCCTGGCCCGGAGCGGGAACTCCTACGTGGGCGACACGCTCTTCCTCGGGGATGAGACGCGCAAGGAGTTCCTGGCCGTCTTCGGAGACGAAACGCTGCGGACCCGGGCGGAAGCGGAGGCGGTGGAGCAGCTCCTGGAGCGGCTGGCACACCGGCTCACGGTGCTGGTGCACCAGGGCACGGACACGCGGACCCTGGGCCTCATCCGGAAGGTGGCGGAGCAGGAGGCCCCCGCGCACGTGCAGGTCTCCGTCATCACCGCGAGCCGTCCGCTGCTCGTCGGAGTCGCGTCGCTGGTGGGCGTGGACACCTACGTCGGGCCCGCCCCCGCCCCCACCTCGGTGCGGGTGGGCCACAGCGTGCTGGGGCTCGCGGACGTCATCGAACGCCCGTCGAGCCTGGACCCCAGATTGGAAGGAGGTTGA
- a CDS encoding GPW/gp25 family protein → MSPKLPDRRPPVGFPLRLVPDERGELAFPSLEASVRQSIEVILRTRPGEQLMRQGFGAGLERMMGQPNTVSTRRRIQELVQRALTEWEPRLELIRVDVLELADLPAQVRVEIVYRLRRTGDVQQLGLAMDLGG, encoded by the coding sequence ATGAGCCCGAAGCTTCCCGACAGGCGCCCTCCCGTGGGCTTTCCGCTGCGGCTCGTTCCGGACGAACGCGGCGAGCTGGCGTTTCCTTCGCTGGAAGCCAGCGTGCGTCAGTCCATCGAGGTCATCCTCCGCACGCGTCCCGGCGAGCAGCTCATGCGACAGGGCTTCGGCGCCGGGCTGGAGCGGATGATGGGGCAGCCCAACACCGTATCCACCCGCCGGCGCATCCAGGAGTTGGTGCAGCGCGCGCTCACCGAGTGGGAGCCGCGCCTGGAACTCATCCGCGTGGACGTGCTGGAGCTGGCGGACCTGCCCGCCCAGGTCCGCGTGGAAATCGTCTACCGCCTGCGCCGCACGGGTGACGTGCAGCAGCTCGGGCTCGCCATGGACCTCGGAGGCTAG
- a CDS encoding putative baseplate assembly protein produces the protein MPIIPPRLDDRSFPDLVEELLSRIPGHTPEWTHARVGDPGRTLLELFAWLADSILYRANLIPERQRLAFLRLLGASLRPAEAASGVVSVHFDTEVLQPSVSLRAFASLRKPVPFETLDELTVVHLTAEAYRKRPLTETERQQHASMLPRLAQVYGLDPKAQHGFYATTPVFPLGAADPRGLDLVTETVDGSLWLALLAPKAEHVAALREDLTKGNGQGPRVLSVGVSPVMEVPALSELLGARGRLPHVWEVTGTPAADGLPVYHRITVVADSTQELSRRGVVRLLLPSDLGAPVNDVRTDSRAGLGDRPPRLDDPRVAARLVTWLRLRPSGKPERFALGWVDINAVEVDQRETTGGRLIGQSDGSAEQEFRLPSGSVERATFQLFIEEPGAGYREWRLIEDLALARRDEPVYALDSEAGAARCGDGVRGRVPPAGAQVLVARMRSGGGAAGNLPPGSLKDISAFRVDGSPAPGLRVQQPEPTLGGRDAETLAEAERRIPALLRHVDRAVTEEDYRRLAASTPGVQLGRVEVLPRFEPRRRRDGVPGVVSVMVLPTATRLEPPYPRADRPLLEAVHAYLDARRPLTTELYVIGCEYVPLGLGVGITVREGFGRETVVQAVRQAVRRFIFPLPAGGPTGEGWPLGRDVQDRELYVAVAQVPGVASIAGVSLFAWGTVTRVLRDPRRAGATADVARFTVEPPAPSVRQAEGPVNPSWLQLKGSTATTPVELSIADWQLPELLKVAVNADGEVPTMLHGIGDEGSVGMDSSQAGVAVPMVPEVC, from the coding sequence ATGCCCATCATTCCTCCCCGACTCGACGACAGGAGCTTTCCGGACCTCGTCGAGGAGCTGCTCTCCCGCATCCCGGGCCATACCCCGGAGTGGACCCATGCCCGCGTGGGCGACCCGGGGCGCACCCTGCTGGAGCTCTTCGCCTGGCTGGCGGACTCCATCCTCTACCGCGCCAACCTGATTCCCGAGCGCCAGCGACTGGCCTTCCTTCGGCTGCTGGGCGCGAGCCTGCGTCCCGCCGAGGCCGCCAGCGGCGTGGTGAGCGTGCACTTCGACACCGAGGTGCTCCAGCCGTCCGTGTCGCTGCGGGCCTTCGCCTCGTTGCGCAAGCCCGTGCCCTTCGAAACGCTGGATGAGCTGACCGTGGTGCACCTCACCGCGGAGGCGTATCGCAAGCGCCCGCTCACGGAGACGGAGCGTCAGCAGCACGCGTCGATGCTGCCCCGGCTCGCGCAGGTCTACGGCCTGGACCCCAAGGCCCAGCACGGCTTCTACGCGACGACGCCCGTGTTCCCCCTCGGCGCCGCTGACCCGCGCGGGTTGGACCTGGTGACGGAGACGGTGGACGGAAGCCTGTGGCTCGCGCTGCTCGCCCCCAAGGCGGAACACGTGGCGGCCCTGCGCGAAGACCTGACGAAGGGGAATGGACAGGGACCTCGCGTCCTGAGCGTGGGCGTCTCCCCCGTCATGGAGGTGCCCGCCCTGTCCGAGCTGCTCGGGGCGCGTGGCCGGCTGCCGCACGTCTGGGAGGTGACGGGCACGCCCGCCGCGGACGGGTTGCCGGTCTACCACCGGATCACCGTCGTGGCGGACTCGACACAGGAGCTGTCCCGCCGGGGCGTCGTACGGCTGCTGTTGCCATCCGACCTTGGCGCGCCGGTCAATGACGTGAGGACGGACTCGCGCGCCGGCCTGGGCGACCGGCCACCCCGCCTGGACGACCCAAGGGTCGCGGCGCGCTTGGTGACCTGGCTGCGCCTGCGTCCCAGCGGAAAGCCGGAGCGCTTCGCGCTGGGCTGGGTGGACATCAACGCGGTCGAAGTGGACCAGCGCGAGACGACCGGCGGACGCCTGATTGGACAGAGCGACGGCAGCGCGGAGCAGGAGTTTCGCCTGCCCTCCGGCTCCGTGGAGCGTGCAACCTTCCAGCTCTTCATCGAAGAGCCAGGGGCGGGATACCGCGAGTGGCGGCTCATCGAAGACCTCGCGCTGGCCCGGCGCGACGAGCCCGTCTACGCCCTGGACTCCGAGGCGGGCGCCGCCCGCTGTGGTGACGGTGTGCGAGGACGCGTGCCTCCTGCGGGTGCCCAGGTGCTGGTGGCCCGGATGCGCAGCGGCGGCGGCGCCGCGGGAAATCTCCCGCCTGGCAGCCTGAAAGACATCAGCGCCTTCCGGGTCGATGGAAGCCCCGCACCGGGGCTGCGGGTGCAGCAGCCGGAGCCCACGTTGGGTGGCCGGGACGCGGAGACGCTGGCGGAGGCCGAGCGCCGCATCCCCGCGCTGCTGCGCCACGTGGACCGGGCCGTGACGGAGGAGGACTACCGGCGGCTCGCGGCGAGCACCCCCGGCGTGCAGTTGGGGCGCGTGGAGGTGCTGCCCCGCTTCGAGCCAAGGCGTCGGCGAGACGGTGTACCCGGCGTCGTCTCCGTCATGGTGTTGCCCACGGCCACGCGGCTCGAGCCGCCCTACCCGCGGGCGGACCGGCCGCTGCTGGAAGCCGTCCATGCCTACCTGGATGCGCGCCGTCCGCTCACCACCGAGCTCTACGTGATTGGCTGCGAGTACGTCCCACTGGGGCTTGGCGTGGGCATCACCGTGCGCGAGGGCTTTGGCAGGGAGACAGTGGTGCAGGCGGTGCGGCAGGCCGTGCGCCGCTTCATCTTCCCGCTGCCGGCGGGAGGCCCCACCGGAGAGGGCTGGCCGCTGGGCCGGGACGTCCAGGACCGGGAGCTCTATGTGGCGGTAGCGCAGGTCCCCGGAGTGGCCAGCATCGCCGGGGTGAGCCTCTTCGCCTGGGGAACGGTGACGCGTGTGCTGAGAGACCCTCGCCGCGCCGGAGCCACGGCCGACGTGGCGCGCTTCACGGTGGAGCCCCCTGCGCCCTCCGTCCGTCAGGCCGAGGGTCCAGTCAACCCGAGCTGGCTCCAGCTCAAGGGCAGCACCGCGACGACGCCGGTGGAGCTGTCCATCGCGGACTGGCAGCTCCCGGAGCTGCTCAAGGTGGCGGTGAATGCCGACGGGGAGGTGCCGACGATGCTCCACGGCATCGGCGATGAGGGAAGTGTTGGCATGGACTCCTCGCAGGCGGGCGTGGCGGTGCCCATGGTCCCCGAGGTCTGCTGA